The DNA sequence CAAAGATGCCTGAATAAACTAATGAAAAGCACATGCAGTAGCCACTGTTCCTTATGCAAAATCTGGGATATAAGGAGAAGCATCTTGCTCTGGCCACAAGGCACTTGTTTGTGGCAAAACCAGTATCCTAATAGGTAGGGAAATCTAGACTAGAAGCAGGGCTGGGACCGTGGGAGGAGGAAGCTGACACACACGGCTTGTGGCTGATTGCTAGCTATCACTTGGAAGATCAATAGCTGATATAATTCATCAGCCTGTCTCACTGCTGGGCTGTACAACGGGCCACGCCTGACCAGGCTAGCAGCAAAACTGCTCTGAGCCTTTGGAGCTGCCCCGCATCACCTCGTACTCTGATAAAGCAGCAGGCATCAGGGCTGAGATGGCCAGTCCCGGTTTTAATTGTCTCTACAACACCGTGCTCTTCCACCCTGGTAAAATAGTAATTACTTTCATGGTTAACCTGCACAGCTGAGAGCGCTCCTATACGAACAGAGCTGTGGAATAAAGGTATGTGTTCTCTTGTGCCTGTTTAAGAACAATTTGATAGGTAGATAAACCTTCAGGACTTAAATCAAAGGGCCAGGaaatggggggagaaaaaacaggTCTGCATTCCCAGTATTTCCAGGGTGGATGGAGCAGTTCTGGGGACAGCATGGAAGAATTTGGAAACCTAGCCCAGCCCCTGGCAGTAGGACCCATCTGTCTGCATTGCATGTCTGGCCTTAGGGAAGGGGTTAAGTCCCCTACCAAGCAGATGACTTCATGGCTCTGGAATTAGAAGTAGCCAGAGCTACTGGAATCTGTGGGTTTGTGTTGGGCAACCTGTGAGCTCAGATCTGTGGTACCCTCACGAGGGCTGGCCTGAGGGTTACAGGGTTTGGAGAAATGGTTGTGGGGTGTTGCATAATCTTGGCAAGGGCAGGAGGTGTGGTCCTGTGGCTCCTCAAAGGCCCAAGTGCAAATGAGTTCTGGTGAATAAATTGCCATCATGGCAAAACAGCTGGCTCTTCTGGCCTTGCTTCTTTGCGAGCTCAGCAGAGTGCCTTTCCTGTGCTGCTGTTTTGCTAACGTGCGTCTGACCCCAGTATCATGGACTTCATTTTCAAGCTACAGACTTGTTTGTTTACATGAGTTTCAGGAGGTGAAGCAGGGGAAGTTCTTCCTTCAGGCAAATCAATACTGATAGCAAATGTTCTTGAACGTCATACTATATTGCAGTGCAATTCAGTTGAACTGACAGACTGGTTTTTAACCCTTGGGTGATAAAGTAGGTTTGTTCTCAGTACAGGAAGCAACAAATTGCCTTGACCTGAAGTTCCAGTGCTATGCAATAATCTGATCTTTCCTGCTATAAGTGACAGGCTCATTCTCTGGGTATAGCAAGTCCTTCCAAATCCGCCTTTATGACAGTCTGTAGGTGTTGCTCTTCCAAAGGCTTTTGCTACAAACTCCTGACCAAGATCCTGTTGTGATGGTTTCACCCCATGATTGCTGAAGTGAACCGCTTGAATCTGCTGCCCTCAGGAAATTCCCTTCCCGGACAGGATCCCGTTTCTGTTCTGAGAAATTTTAGGGGAATTCAGCTATTTCCAGGCCAATGAAGATAATGCTCTAGGCAGAGGGGAAATTCAGCATTTAATGTTCTCGTGTTGAGAATGATGTGCTCAGCACAGTGTCTGAACTCCTGACCTTTTGTGAAACTGTCTTGAGTAGTTGCTTGTTAACACTTCTCCCCCACATTTTCAGGTGAGGGAAACTGAGACCATGGATGCCAGATGGTTTGACTACCCTGCCTCTGGAGACTTGCCAGATGATGAAGACATTGGTGAATTCAAGCCTCACTTAACTTCTGATGGGTTGGATGGATACGAGGCATCTGGTTCTGGAGGTAAGGGGGGAAAATGGCTCTCCCTCAGTTCGTGCTGCACAACACTTCCCAGCGCCAGCAGTTACGAATGATGGATTAAGGGCACAGCCAGAGCTCCAATGGGAACTACAGTGTGTCAGGCGAAGGTGAGGAAGCCATGTAGATCCTAGGCACTTGCAGAGGAGAACAGTGAGAGTGGTTGTACCATGATGTTGAATCACTCAGTGAGGACAGATGGAGTCAAGCCAAGCTCATCTTACTGCATCTTACTCATCGTTTTACTGCAAGTGAAAAGGCATTGCACTGGCTGGATCTTTTTCCTGTTGAACTCCAAAAAACTTCTGAGAGACTTGAAAAAAATAAGTTCTAAACTTGAGGCAGTGTTAAAAGTCTTAAAGTTAGTGTTGTAGCTGAGGCCAAATAAGGCAAAGGACTAGCTGATGTTCAAGTGAACTCTGTGACGTGCAAAGCTCCCTGCCCAAACCTGTTTCAGCAGTTCCATGTCCCCTTTATGTGAAGATTTGTCctctaaaggaaaagaagtgcTGAAACTAGTACCTGGCATGTTCGGGCAGATCTGGTAGCTAGAGGGTTAGCAAACCAGCCTTCAGGGATGGGTGGTAGGAGCATTGCCCTCCACTGACATTAGCTTAGCATGCTATACCAGACctgctttgcagagcagctcctgaTAATCTGCAGCAGGGGCCAATGGATATGGCTGAATATCTCTCCCATGGAGGAATTGTTGGTCTTGAGATTACATCTCGTGGTCTTGTGCAATCGAAGTCATTAAGTGGTGAAAGTACTAGTAGATAACGGGGAACTGTAGTCAGGATAGAACAAGAGTCCTAGTTTGATTGCAGGTGCTGGTATTGCTGGAAGCATCAGAGTTCTGGAAGGATGGCCTGTAATTAAAGGGAaattgtcctctttttttttttttcctctctgcagacTACACAGACTCTGAAGATGCCATGTCTTCAACCACCATGGATAGTCCTGTGGTAGGTATTGCCTTTGCCTTTCTTAAACAGCGCATAGCCACCCTGACCTGTCTTTGAAGCTTTCTGAATAGCCTTCTCCCTGCAAGACGTGGCTTCAAGATGAAGCCTGCACTATCTATGTGTGCAAGAACAGTGTACTCATAATGCACTAAGCAAACTTTCTTTCCCCTGCACACCCTCCTGCTTTCAATTGTAGGTAGGCTGGGTGCTGCTTACTGACGGGTGTGGCTTGTCTATACTCTTTAGATAGCTGACAACTATATCCCTGGAGATACGGAGAGAAAGATAGAAGGTGAGAACAAAAACACGATGGTGGACAATGAAATTATTCCAGACAAAGCCTCAGCTGTCGAAGAGAACCTGTCCAACAAGATCTCCATGGCAAGCACAGCCAACAGCAGCATCTTTGAAAGAACAGAAGTGCTTACAGGTAATACTCCACCTTGTCCTTGAACTCTAGTGATAAATAGTTAATGCTGTAAATCAAAAGGGCTTgtattcttctctctttctttgggGGCCAGTTTCCTTCTGACAAGGGGAGTGAGATGCATTACCTCTGTGACTGCCTGTAGCAGGGTCACTTCTACCTTCCGGTCCTTAAATGGCAAAGAAGCACGCTGCTTGAATTGGTGGGGTGAGGGATCAACTTGTTTTTGAGCCGGCCATCTGGCTGTTGGCTTAAGCAAGTCCTGTGACAGCTCCTGTGCTGCTCTGCACCTAGC is a window from the Apteryx mantelli isolate bAptMan1 chromosome 18, bAptMan1.hap1, whole genome shotgun sequence genome containing:
- the SDC4 gene encoding syndecan-4, with amino-acid sequence MPLPRAALLLGLLLAAAAAESVRETETMDARWFDYPASGDLPDDEDIGEFKPHLTSDGLDGYEASGSGDYTDSEDAMSSTTMDSPVIADNYIPGDTERKIEGENKNTMVDNEIIPDKASAVEENLSNKISMASTANSSIFERTEVLTALIAGGAVGLLFAVFLILLLVYRMKKKDEGSYDLGKKPIYKKAPTNEFYA